Proteins found in one Longimicrobium sp. genomic segment:
- a CDS encoding NAD-dependent epimerase/dehydratase family protein, producing the protein MDGTAKPRTALVLGATGLVGGHCVDLLLGDDAWSRVTVVGRRTIHREHAKLEQRVADFDRLDEAADVFAADDVFCCLGTTIRKAGSQEAFLRVDHDYPVAAARLASERGATRFLLVTALGADAGSRIFYNRVKGEVERDVAALPFAGVLFARPSLILGERTERRRSEAIAQKVMPLLSPLLLGPLRKYRAIDARAVAAAMVRLARERFTGVRIVESDELQALGG; encoded by the coding sequence TTGGACGGGACTGCGAAGCCGCGGACGGCGCTGGTGCTCGGCGCGACGGGACTCGTCGGCGGCCACTGCGTCGACCTGCTGCTGGGGGATGACGCCTGGTCGCGCGTGACCGTGGTCGGGCGTCGGACGATCCATCGCGAGCACGCGAAGCTGGAGCAGCGCGTGGCCGACTTCGACCGGCTGGACGAGGCGGCGGACGTGTTCGCCGCGGACGACGTGTTCTGCTGCCTGGGGACGACGATCCGGAAGGCGGGCTCGCAGGAGGCGTTCCTGCGCGTGGACCACGACTATCCCGTCGCGGCGGCGCGCTTGGCGAGCGAGCGCGGGGCGACGCGCTTCCTGCTCGTCACCGCGCTGGGGGCGGACGCCGGGTCGCGCATCTTCTACAACCGCGTGAAGGGCGAGGTGGAGCGGGACGTGGCCGCGCTTCCGTTCGCCGGGGTGCTGTTCGCGCGCCCGTCGCTGATCCTGGGCGAACGCACCGAGCGCCGCCGCAGCGAGGCCATCGCGCAGAAGGTGATGCCGCTGCTTTCGCCGCTCCTGCTGGGCCCGCTGCGGAAGTACCGCGCGATTGACGCGCGCGCCGTCGCCGCCGCGATGGTGCGGCTCGCGCGCGAGCGCTTCACCGGCGTGCGCATCGTCGAATCCGACGAGCTGCAGGCCCTCGGCGGCTGA